The Rhododendron vialii isolate Sample 1 chromosome 8a, ASM3025357v1 genome has a window encoding:
- the LOC131298479 gene encoding large ribosomal subunit protein uL29m-like isoform X1, whose product MREQSHQWSICGGLVGFVYLLKGFVFGRNLFTAMLLSRVFARTLFTAAKPQTSAAAASTARSGYNPLEEFFEADRSPDDDKPVVYGRSWKATELLVKSWDDLHKLWCVLMKEKNLLMTQRQMLHSQNLQFSNPERIPKVRKSMCRIKQVLTERAIEDPDSRRSSEMKRMINAL is encoded by the exons ATGAGGGAGCAAAGTCACCAATGGAGCATTTGTGGTGGCCTGGTGGGCTTTGTATATTTGTTGAAGGGATTTGTTTTTGGACG AAATCTGTTCACTGCCATGCTCCTTTCAAGAGTTTTTGCGAGGACCCTATTTACTGCAGCCAAACCCCAAACTTCTGCTGCGGCTGCCTCTACTGCTAGGTCGGGTTATAATCCTCTTGAGGAGTTCTTTGAGGCAGATAGAAGCCCAGATGATGACAAACCTGTTGTCTACG GACGAAGTTGGAAGGCTACTGAGCTCCTTGTTAAATCTTGGGATGATCTTCACAAGCTGTGGTGTGTTctaatgaaggaaaaaaacttgCTAATGACTCAACGTCAGATGCTTCATTCACAGAACCTACAGTTTTCTAATCCAGAGCGTATCCCCAAG GTGAGGAAGTCCATGTGCCGAATCAAGCAAGTGCTTACCGAAAGAGCTATCGAGGATCCAGATTCTAGGAGGTCTTCTGAAATGAAAAGGATGATAAATGCTCTATGA
- the LOC131298479 gene encoding uncharacterized protein LOC131298479 isoform X2, with the protein MLLSRVFARTLFTAAKPQTSAAAASTARSGYNPLEEFFEADRSPDDDKPVVYGRSWKATELLVKSWDDLHKLWCVLMKEKNLLMTQRQMLHSQNLQFSNPERIPKVRKSMCRIKQVLTERAIEDPDSRRSSEMKRMINAL; encoded by the exons ATGCTCCTTTCAAGAGTTTTTGCGAGGACCCTATTTACTGCAGCCAAACCCCAAACTTCTGCTGCGGCTGCCTCTACTGCTAGGTCGGGTTATAATCCTCTTGAGGAGTTCTTTGAGGCAGATAGAAGCCCAGATGATGACAAACCTGTTGTCTACG GACGAAGTTGGAAGGCTACTGAGCTCCTTGTTAAATCTTGGGATGATCTTCACAAGCTGTGGTGTGTTctaatgaaggaaaaaaacttgCTAATGACTCAACGTCAGATGCTTCATTCACAGAACCTACAGTTTTCTAATCCAGAGCGTATCCCCAAG GTGAGGAAGTCCATGTGCCGAATCAAGCAAGTGCTTACCGAAAGAGCTATCGAGGATCCAGATTCTAGGAGGTCTTCTGAAATGAAAAGGATGATAAATGCTCTATGA
- the LOC131298115 gene encoding uncharacterized protein LOC131298115, translating to MHGRGGENGKRCRFMWSVPTRGTPVTRVTADSFCKDGRKISVGDCALFKPPQDSPPFIGIIRWLALKKENNLHLGVNWLYRPAEVKLCRGILLDAPPNEVFYSFHKDEIPAASVLHPCKVAFLPKGVEIPVGVSSFVCRRVYDIANKCLWWLTDQDFIDDRQEEVDKLLHKTRIEMHPTVQPGGRSPKPIHGPTSTSQLKSGSDNMQNANPFSSQAKGKKRERSDQGTLPVKRERSSMTEDGDSTQFKPENILKSEISKITEGGGGLVDPEGAEKLVQLMQPDRAERKMELISRSMLASVIASTEKFDCLNRFVQLKGLSVLDEWLQDAHKGKIGDGSPKDGDKSVEEFLLVLLRGLDRLPVNLHALQTCNIGKSVNHLRSHKNLEIQRKARGLVDTWKKRVEAEMNVIDTKPGSAHAVSWPSRSRLPEVSHDGNRTPGGSTDVVVRSSVTQLSASKTASVKPAESEFTAKSNSSSPGTTKSAVSPASGKESHPRVVVGGTTSDVPSATAREDRSSSSSQSHNNSPCLGKEDPKSSTAGSMTVNKVSGGSSRQRRSVNGFSGPAVSGGQRDSGSTRNSSVHRNSGSEKALDVPNAEGNGHKLIVKIPNRGRSPGQGAGGGSVDHASNMNSRDSSPMLSEKHDQSDRSSREKMDADRANATYDVNAESWQSNDVKDLLTGSDEGDGSPAAILEEERRNIGEEAVKSKFDFDSLLKLAEVSRAASSSSGYELKSGKSHGASFSSVNALVERCVKYSEANASVSVGDDVRMNLLASVAAGEMCRSDLISQTDSPCRNTPMVEESSMGDDAKSQISHGINADQEQSQSADGAQHLSKQTSGSISRDGKTSSSIRELAPTGESNEHHSSNDLQTAAEPHLEMNERSNELRGAASIAVSLAGAGEMVFAGEERKQLRDEASVDDIQDTKAKGSCYLSSDDKVSDVPPCVEVEKKAVEGLSSNASSDMGTENKNNEKLNGGDHTEQIPSPGKVHSEHLERSDEDRLQDSFSSKGLPSENVDELNGGKADEVDPRSHVRQAGKQKSDYGTNSALSNDNKFLSYLGSAVSDQKSEGTEANVENKAVLEHCSGGAAPHKGSPALPTMELEKHMMSRGSKMSGVGADETEESASTAGDSSSFTAAEASNTGTMLKFDLNEGFVADEGKCGEPINLGGPGSSASVHLNMFPFPVPSVSSSLPASITVAAAAKGPFVPREELLRSKGEVGWKGSAATSAFRPAEPRKALEMPLGTIKTPPADTTAGRHGRPVLDIDLNVPDERILEDMTFRNSDQETASTSDQGNNRDLLQNRAMGAAPVRSSGGLVLDLNLVDEASDMGHYSARGIRTVEAPLLPLKPSSTGGFPKSEVRRDFDLNNGPSVDDASVEPILFSQHGRNIMQSQPPVAGLRMNNAEMGTFSPWYPSGNTYPGFRFPSTLSDRGEHPFPIVATGGPPRMLGPPTGGTPFTSDVYRGASVLSSSPAVSFPYPVFPFGNSFPLPSATFSGGSTTYMDSSSSGRLSFPTVNSQSLGPVSAVSSQYPRPYVVSLPDGSSDVGIDNSRKWMRQGLDLNAGPGNVDAEGRDETMALASRQLSVARSQALAEEQARMYQQVAGGVLKRKEPEGWDTENVRYKQSSWQ from the exons ATGCATGGGCGGGGAGGTGAAAACGGGAAACGGTGTCGTTTCATGTGGTCTGTCCCCACCCGTGGCACGCCGGTGACGAGGGTTACAGCTGATTCGTTTTGCAAG GACGGACGCAAGATTAGCGTTGGTGACTGTGCTCTTTTTAAACCACCCCAGGATTCCCCACCTTTCATTGGAATTATCCGCTGGTTGGcattgaagaaagaaaacaatctACATTTAGGTGTTAATTGGCTTTATCGGCCTGCTGAAGTTAAACTTTGTCGGGGCATCCTGCTTGACGCCCCACCAAACGAAGTCTTCTATTCGTTTCATAAGGATGAGATTCCTGCTGCATCAGTGCTCCATCCGTGTAAAGTAGCATTCCTCCCAAAAGGTGTTGAAATTCCTGTAGGCGTATCCTCATTTGTCTGCCGTCGAGTTTATGACATTGCAAACAAGTGTTTATGGTGGTTGACCGATCAAGATTTCATTGAT GACCGACAGGAAGAAGTAGATAAGCTGCTCCATAAAACACGAATAGAGATGCATCCGACAGTGCAGCCTGGTGGCCGTTCTCCAAAACCAATACATGGTCCGACATCAACATCGCAGTTAAAATCTGGTTCCGATAATATGCAGAATGCCAATCCCTTCTCTTCTCAAGCGAAGGGGAAAAAACGGGAGCGGTCAGATCAGGGCACCTTGCCTGTGAAACGAGAACGTTCCTCAATGACCGAAGATGGTGACTCTACTCAGTTTAAaccagaaaatattttgaaatctGAGATTTCAAAGATTACAGAGGGTGGTGGTGGGCTTGTAGATCCGGAAGGGGCTGAGAAACTGGTTCAACTCATGCAGCCTGATAGAGCTGAAAGAAAAATGGAATTGATTAGCCGGTCAATGCTTGCAAGTGTAATAGCATCTACAGAGAAGTTTGACTGCCTTAATCGGTTTGTGCAGCTCAAAGGTTTGTCTGTGTTAGACGAATGGCTTCAAGACGCTCATAAAGGGAAGATTGGTGATGGTAGCCCAAAGGATGGTGATAAATCTGTTGAGGAATTTCTCTTGGTTTTGCTTCGTGGTCTCGATAGGCTGCCTGTGAATCTTCATGCCCTGCAGACGTGCAACATTGGCAAATCGGTGAATCATTTACGTTCGCACAAGAACTTGGAAATCCAGAGGAAAGCGAGAGGTTTAGTTGACACATGGAAGAAACGTGTTGAAGCTGAAATGAATGTTATTGATACAAAGCCAGGGTCCGCTCATGCTGTTTCATGGCCTTCCAGATCACGTCTTCCTGAAGTTTCTCATGACGGGAACCGAACTCCTGGAGGGTCCACTGACGTTGTTGTGAGGAGCTCAGTTACACAGCTTTCTGCTTCTAAAACTGCTTCAGTTAAGCCTGCAGAGAGTGAATTCACTGCCAAATCCAATTCCTCATCTCCAGGAACAACTAAATCAGCAGTTTCACCTGCTTCAGGGAAAGAGAGTCATCCCAGAGTAGTAGTTGGGGGCACCACCTCTGACGTTCCTTCAGCTACTGCAAGGGAGGACAGGAGCAGCAGTTCAAGTCAGTCTCACAACAATAGTCCATGCCTTG GAAAAGAAGATCCAAAGAGTTCTACTGCAGGGTCAATGACTGTGAACAAGGTGTCTGGTGGTTCTTCTCGACAGCGGAGATCAGTCAATGGATTCTCTGGGCCTGCTGTTTCTGGGGGTCAAAGGGATTCTGGATCAACCAGAAATTCGTCAGTGCACAGGAATTCAGGTTCTGAAAAGGCACTTGATGTACCCAATGCGGAGGGAAATGGTCACAAGTTGATTGTTAAGATACCAAACAGAGGCCGCAGCCCTGGACAAGGTGCAGGTGGTGGATCTGTTGACCACGCTTCCAACATGAACAGTAGAGATTCTTCTCCTATGCTTTCAGAGAAGCACGATCAATCTGATCGGAGTTCCAGAGAAAAGATGGATGCTGATCGCGCTAATGCTACCTATGATGTGAATGCAGAGTCATGGCAAAGTAATGATGTGAAAGATTTGTTGACTGGATCTGATGAAGGTGATGGGTCACCTGCAGCTATTCTTGAAGAAGAGCGCCGGAATATTGGTGAAGAAGCTGTCAAATCAAAGTTCGATTTCGATTCCCTTTTGAAATTAGCTGAAGTCTCGAGAGCTGCCTCATCATCATCAGGGTATGAGCTGAAGTCGGGAAAATCGCATGGGGCTTCTTTCAGCTCTGTTAATGCTTTAGTCGAAAGATGTGTCAAGTATTCTGAAGCGAATGCGTCTGTGTCAGTTGGAGATGACGTCAGAATGAATCTGCTAGCCAGTGTTGCAGCTGGAGAAATGTGCAGGTCTGATTTGATTTCACAAACTGATTCTCCATGCAGAAATACGCCTATGGTAGAGGAATCCTCCATGGGGGATGATGCCAAATCACAAATATCTCATGGAATTAATGCTGATCAAGAGCAAAGTCAGTCTGCTGATGGTGCTCAACATCTATCTAAGCAGACCTCTGGCAGCATCTCTAGAGATGGGAAAACTAGTTCTTCCATACGTGAACTTGCACCAACAGGAGAGAGCAATGAACATCATTCCTCCAATGATTTGCAAACTGCTGCAGAACCACATCTGGAGATGAATGAAAGATCGAATGAACTTAGGGGTGCTGCTTCTATAGCTGTTTCCCTTGCCGGTGCAGGAGAGATGGTATTTGCTGGTgaagaaagaaaacaacttcGCGATGAAGCAAGCGTTGATGACATTCAAGATACCAAGGCAAAAGGAAGCTGTTATTTGTCAAGTGATGATAAGGTCAGTGATGTACCACCTTGTGTCGAAGTTGAGAAGAAAGCTGTTGAAGGTTTATCATCAAATGCATCGTCAGATATGGGTACTGAGAACAAAAACAATGAGAAGCTTAATGGTGGTGACCATACAGAGCAGATACCATCTCCTGGAAAGGTGCATTCTGAGCATTTAGAAAGAAGTGATGAGGACCGGCTGCAGGATTCTTTTTCGAGTAAAGGTCTTCCTTCAGAAAATGTTGACGAACTCAATGGTGGAAAAGCTGATGAAGTGGACCCAAGAAGTCATGTTAGACAGGCTGGGAAGCAGAAATCTGATTATGGTACCAACAGTGCTCTATCTaatgacaataaatttttaTCTTATCTGGGTTCAGCTGTAAGTGATCAGAAGAGTGAGGGCACGGAAGCAAATGTTGAAAATAAAGCTGTTCTTGAGCACTGCTCTGGTGGAGCAGCTCCTCACAAGGGGTCACCTGCATTACCTACCATGGAACTGGAAAAGCATATGATGTCAAGGGGATCCAAGATGTCTGGTGTTGGGGCAGATGAAACAGAGGAAAGTGCATCTACTGCGGgagattcttcttctttcactGCTGCTGAGGCATCAAATACGGGTACAATGCTGAAGTTTGATTTAAATGAAGGATTCGTTGCAGATGAAGGAAAATGTGGGGAGCCCATCAACCTGGGCGGCCCTGGATCTTCAGCTTCTGTTCATTTGAACATGTTCCCTTTTCCTGTTCCTTCAGTATCTAGCAGCCTTCCTGCTTCCATTACAGTCGCTGCTGCTGCAAAAGGGCCCTTTGTTCCACGTGAGGAACTATTGAGAAGTAAAGGGGAAGTTGGATGGAAGGGATCTGCTGCCACAAGTGCATTTCGGCCTGCCGAACCCAGGAAAGCTCTGGAGATGCCACTGGGTACAATTAAAACCCCTCCTGCTGATACTACTGCTGGAAGACATGGTCGCCCAGTGTTGGATATTGATCTGAATGTTCCAGATGAAAGAATTCTTGAGGACATGACTTTTCGAAACTCTGATCAGGAAACGGCTTCTACGTCTGACCAAGGAAATAATCGCGACTTGTTACAAAATCGTGCAATGGGTGCTGCACCTGTTCGCAGTTCTGGAGGCCTGGTTCTTGATTTGAACCTTGTTGATGAGGCTAGTGATATGGGTCACTACTCAGCAAGAGGCATTCGTACGGTGGAAGCCCCTCTTTTGCCACTTAAGCCGTCATCGACAGGTGGATTTCCCAAAAGTGAGGTGAGGAGGGACTTTGATCTAAACAATGGGCCTTCTGTGGATGATGCAAGTGTTGAACCAATTTTATTTAGCCAGCACGGAAGAAACATTATGCAATCCCAGCCTCCTGTTGCTGGCCTTAGAATGAACAATGCAGAAATGGGAACTTTCTCGCCATGGTATCCAAGTGGGAACACTTACCCTGGTTTCAGATTTCCATCTACCTTGTCTGATAGAGGGGAGCATCCCTTTCCAATTGTTGCAACTGGTGGTCCGCCACGGATGTTGGGACCTCCTACTGGTGGGACCCCATTTACTTCTGATGTTTATCGGGGTGCCTCCGTGCTGTCATCTTCTCCAGCAGTGTCCTTCCCGTATCCTGTCTTCCCTTTTGGGAATAGTTTCCCTCTTCCCTCCGCCACTTTCTCAGGTGGATCTACAACCTACATGGATTCGTCATCTAGTGGTAGGCTTTCCTTCCCCACTGTCAATTCACAGTCATTGGGCCCCGTCTCTGCAGTTTCATCCCAGTATCCAAGGCCATATGTTGTTAGCCTTCCAGATGGTAGCAGTGATGTTGGTATTGACAACAGTAGAAAATGGATGAGGCAGGGTCTAGACCTTAATGCTGGACCTGGAAATGTAGACGCGGAAGGTAGGGACGAAACAATGGCTCTTGCATCGAGGCAACTTTCTGTTGCCAGGTCGCAGGCCCTAGCAGAGGAGCAAGCAAGGATGTACCAGCAGGTAGCGGGTGGTGTTCTCAAGAGGAAAGAGCCAGAGGGGTGGGATACTGAGAATGTTAGGTACAAGCAATCCTCGTGGCAGTAA